The Agrobacterium larrymoorei sequence ATTTCCAAACGCCAGCCCGTGCGGTATCGCGCGCTTCGCGACGATGCCGAATGGGCCGTCACCGACCCCTATAGTTTCGGCCCGGTTCTGGGTCCGATGGACGATTATCTGGTGCGCGAAGGGTCGCATCTGCGCCTCTTCGACAAGATGGGCGCACATCCCCTGAAGCTTGAAGGCGTCGAGGGTTTCCATTTCGCCGTCTGGGCGCCGAATGCGCGCCGTGTTTCCGTCGTCGGCGATTTCAACAATTGGGATGGCCGCCGCCATGTCATGCGCTTTCGCAAGGACACCGGCATATGGGAAATCTTCGCACCGGATGTCTATGCCGGCTGCGCCTACAAATTCGAAATCATCGGCGCCCATGGCGAGCTTCTGCCGCTGAAGGCCGACCCTTATGCGCGCCGCGCCGAGCTTCGCCCGAAGAATGCCTCCGTCACCACGCCGGAACTTGTGCAGCAATGGGAAGACGAGGCGCACCGCAAGCATTGGGCCAGCATCGACCAGCGTCGCCAGCCGATCAGCATCTATGAGGTCCACGCGGCCTCCTGGCGCAAGCATCAGGACGGCTCCATGCTGACCTGGGACGAACTGGCCGCCCAGCTCATCCCCTATTGCGCCGACATGGGCTTCACCCATATCGAATTCCTGCCCATCACCGAACACCCCTATGACCCCTCCTGGGGCTACCAGACGACCGGCCTTTATGCGCCGACCGCCCGCTTCGGTGAGCCGGAAGGCTTTGCCCGCTTCGTCAATGGCGCCCATAAGGTCGGCATCGGCGTCCTCCTCGACTGGGTGCCTGCCCACTTCCCTACGGACGAGCATGGCTTGAAATGGTTCGACGGCACCGCGCTCTATGAGCATGCCGATCCGCGCCAGGGCTTCCACCCGGATTGGAACACCGCGATCTACAATTTCGGTCGCGTCGAGGTCATGTCCTACCTCATCAACAACGCACTCTACTGGGCGGAGAAATTCCATCTCGACGGACTGCGCGTCGATGCGGTTGCCTCGATGCTCTATCTCGATTATTCCCGCAAGGAAGGCGAGTGGATCCCCAACGAGTATGGCGGACGCGAGAACCTGGAATCGGTGCGCTTCCTGCAGAAGATGAACACGCTGGTCTATGGCAACCATCCGGGCGTCATGACCATCGCGGAAGAATCCACCTCCTGGCCAAAGGTCTCCCAGCCCGTGCATGAAGGCGGACTTGGCTTCGGCTTCAAGTGGAACATGGGCTTCATGCACGACACGCTGAGCTATTTTGCTCGCGAACCCGTGCATCGCAAGTTCCACCATCAGGAACTGACCTTCGGTCTGCTCTATGCCTTCACCGAGAACTTCGTGCTGCCGATCTCGCATGACGAAGTGGTGCATGGCAAAGGCTCGATGATTGCCAAGATGCCGGGCGACGACTGGCAGAAATTCGCCAACCTTCGCGCCTATTACGCCTTCATGTGGGGCTATCCAGGCAAGAAGCTGTTGTTCATGGGCCAGGAATTTGCCCAGTGGAGCGAATGGAGCGAGAAGGTCTCGCTCGACTGGAACCTGCTGCAATATCACATGCATGAGGGCATGCGCCGCCTAGTGCGCGATCTCAACTTCACCTACCGCTCCAAGGCCGCTCTTCATGCGCGCGACTGCGAGCCGGAAGGCTTCGAATGGCTGATGGCCGACGATCACGACAATTCCGTTCTGGCATGGCTGCGCCGTGCACCGGGCGAAAAGCCGGTGGCCGTCATCTCCAACCTGACGCCGGTCTATCGCGAGAATTTTTACGTGCCGCTTCCGGCTGCCGGACGCTGGCGCGAAATTCTCAACACCGATGCCGAAATCTATGGCGGCACCGGCAAGGGCAATGGCGGGCGTGTGCAGGCAGTGGATGCCGGTGGCAGCATCGGTGCGACGCTGACACTTCCGCCGCTCGCCGTCATCATGCTGGAATTAGAGAACTGATTTCGCCTCCCGTCGCAGGGACGTGAGGCAGACGAGAATGAAGACGTGGTGGAAACCTTAGAAACTTCCTGCACGTGTAAGACACAGGGAACAGTGGTACTTTATGGGAGGACTCGAGCGATGAGTGAAAAGAGAATTCAGCCTCTGGCACGTGATGCAATGGCTTACGTTCTCGCAGGCGGGCGCGGCAGCCGCCTGAAGGAACTGACCGACCGTCGGGCAAAGCCTGCGGTCTATTTCGGCGGCAAGGCGCGCATCATCGATTTCGCGCTCTCGAACGCGCTGAACTCCGGCATTCGCCGCATCGGTGTCGCCACGCAGTACAAGGCGCATTCGCTGATCCGCCACCTGCAGCGCGGCTGGGACTTCTTCCGTCCCGAGCGTAACGAAAGCTTCGATATCCTGCCCGCCTCCCAGCGCGTTTCGGAAACGCAATGGTATGAAGGCACCGCAGATGCCGTCTATCAGAACATCGACATCATCGAGGGCCACAACCCCGAATATATGGTGATCCTCGCCGGCGACCATATCTACAAGATGGATTATGAATACATGCTCCAGCAGCATGTGGATTCCGGCGCGGATGTCACCATCGGCTGCCTGGAAGTCCCGCGCATGGAAGCGACCGGCTTCGGCGTCATGCATGTCAACGAGAAGGACGAGATCATCGCCTTCATCGAAAAGCCCGCCGATCCTCCGGGCATTCCTGGCAATGAAGACTTTGCCCTTGCCTCCATGGGCATCTACGTCTTCCACACCAAGTTCCTGATGGAATGCCTGCGCCGCGATGCCAGCGACCCCAATTCAAGCCGCGACTTCGGCAAGGACATCATTCCCTATATCGTCGAACACGGTAAGGCCGTCGCCCACCGCTTCGCCTCCTCCTGCGTCCGCTCCGATTTCGAACACGGGCCCTACTGGCGCGATGTCGGCACCATCGATGCCTATTGGCAGGCCAATATCGACCTCACAGATATCGTTCCGGATCTGGATATCTATGACAAGTCCTGGCCGATCTGGACCTATGCCGAGATCACGCCACCGGCGAAATTCGTCCATGACGATGAAAACCGCAGAGGTTCGGCGGTCTCCTCCGTGGTCTCGGGCGACTGCATCATCTCCGGTGCCTCGTTGAACCGAAGCCTGCTCTTTACCGGGGTGCGCGCAAATTCCTATTCGCGCCTTGAGAATGCCGTCGTGTTGCCGAGTGTAAAGATCGGTCGTCACGCGCAGCTGAGCAACGTCGTCATCGACCACGGCGTCGTCATCCCGGAAGGGCTGATCGTCGGCGAAGACCCGGAACTCGATGCCAAGCGCTTCCGTCGCACGGACAACGGC is a genomic window containing:
- the glgC gene encoding glucose-1-phosphate adenylyltransferase, with the translated sequence MSEKRIQPLARDAMAYVLAGGRGSRLKELTDRRAKPAVYFGGKARIIDFALSNALNSGIRRIGVATQYKAHSLIRHLQRGWDFFRPERNESFDILPASQRVSETQWYEGTADAVYQNIDIIEGHNPEYMVILAGDHIYKMDYEYMLQQHVDSGADVTIGCLEVPRMEATGFGVMHVNEKDEIIAFIEKPADPPGIPGNEDFALASMGIYVFHTKFLMECLRRDASDPNSSRDFGKDIIPYIVEHGKAVAHRFASSCVRSDFEHGPYWRDVGTIDAYWQANIDLTDIVPDLDIYDKSWPIWTYAEITPPAKFVHDDENRRGSAVSSVVSGDCIISGASLNRSLLFTGVRANSYSRLENAVVLPSVKIGRHAQLSNVVIDHGVVIPEGLIVGEDPELDAKRFRRTDNGICLITQSMIDKLDL
- the glgB gene encoding 1,4-alpha-glucan branching protein GlgB, with translation MKKPLNSAEEKTFNPIPTAEIEAIKSGLHSNPFAVLGVHQTPGGLVARCFIPGAEEVTVMTLDGNVAGELTRVDADGFFEGPITISKRQPVRYRALRDDAEWAVTDPYSFGPVLGPMDDYLVREGSHLRLFDKMGAHPLKLEGVEGFHFAVWAPNARRVSVVGDFNNWDGRRHVMRFRKDTGIWEIFAPDVYAGCAYKFEIIGAHGELLPLKADPYARRAELRPKNASVTTPELVQQWEDEAHRKHWASIDQRRQPISIYEVHAASWRKHQDGSMLTWDELAAQLIPYCADMGFTHIEFLPITEHPYDPSWGYQTTGLYAPTARFGEPEGFARFVNGAHKVGIGVLLDWVPAHFPTDEHGLKWFDGTALYEHADPRQGFHPDWNTAIYNFGRVEVMSYLINNALYWAEKFHLDGLRVDAVASMLYLDYSRKEGEWIPNEYGGRENLESVRFLQKMNTLVYGNHPGVMTIAEESTSWPKVSQPVHEGGLGFGFKWNMGFMHDTLSYFAREPVHRKFHHQELTFGLLYAFTENFVLPISHDEVVHGKGSMIAKMPGDDWQKFANLRAYYAFMWGYPGKKLLFMGQEFAQWSEWSEKVSLDWNLLQYHMHEGMRRLVRDLNFTYRSKAALHARDCEPEGFEWLMADDHDNSVLAWLRRAPGEKPVAVISNLTPVYRENFYVPLPAAGRWREILNTDAEIYGGTGKGNGGRVQAVDAGGSIGATLTLPPLAVIMLELEN